Sequence from the Nasonia vitripennis strain AsymCx chromosome 5, Nvit_psr_1.1, whole genome shotgun sequence genome:
CATGTCATTCAAGAGCTGAGACCAATTTTTCTCATTAGGCATAGGATATCTGAACATAACATTATCATCATTAGCTATGTTATCTTTGATGTTgacaattattttatactcACATGTTTATTAGATTTTCACTCATTTGGACTAAAAGAGCTTTAGCCTCCAAAGAATTTTGTTTGCTCTGTCTTACTTCATTCAGAGGAATTTTAACTTCATACTTATTAAGCATTTGCAGACATTTTAATTCCTTTTCCAGTTCTTTGTATTTTTTGCTACTATCTTCCCGTCCACTTGAGTGTACTACCGCAGCATCAAAAATAGCTTTTGCTTTTGGATACATTTCTACATCTGTACATGCGTAAATGCAGTCTAAAGCTAAAGCACTCACATTTTCAATGGTATCAAGTATTTCGGGATCAAATGAAACTTTCAATGATTCAAAAAACTTTACTGGAAGCGCTAAATCGTCTTTACTTAAATGTACTAAATAATCATAAAGTAAATCTTTTTCCAGAGTTTCATTCTAGTTACagtagaaaatattaataattgtttaaatatgAGAGTATATTATTTACGGAATGATAGTATGCGTAGTACTTACAATATATCGTCTTCTGCGTCTAGAGTAGGGTAATAACATgctttttacaatatttacaaaatttttctcATCTGACTTTGTCATCAGAAGTTTGATCTTTTCAAGATCGCTTAACTTCTCAACTTTAGTCAGAGACAAGTCTTCGAAGCCAACTTTATATACAAGGTCGTCTAGCGTTTCTAATTCGAATAACAACTTTTCTAGACCATCAATATTGTGGGACTTTCCAATATTTATTAAAGCCAATGCATTGTCCACCAAACGGCTATCGCGTTCAATTTCATACGCACGATCAATATACCATTTTTGTAACAAATCCTGAGTAAGTTCTTTGTTCCTAAtagaggaaaaataaaattatactattaaacatatttttcaggatatctatatttattaatattcagCTGTTCACAATATTTTACCTGTAAGCTAACAGTGATGTCTTttctgtataaataaattctatATCGTCATCGTTGCTTTCTAAACTTATAATTTCAGAAAATATACTTCTTTCCACCCAATCTTTTTGTCGTAATTCTTGCTGAAACAGCAAAAATAAGCGACCCTCGATATCACACTCTGGTAATAGTTTCTGATATTTCTCTGGGCTCAAAGTTTCAGGGAAGAAACTAATCACTGTTAACCAATGAGGTATTAGTTTTGCTCCATAGTATGTAAACATTACTTCTACTCCTTGACAATTTCCACTTTTAGCAAATCTTAAAAACACAAGgatagtttaatatttattataataatttgaacttaaaaatttagataGTTGACTTAAAAATTACATACTTGACAGCATTTTCAAGGGGTGACAATTGTCTAAATTCTTCATAAAATTTCTTGTCAAACTTAGATGGTGATTCTAACAAGATTTCATACGTTTGTAATTTATCCAAATGATCAAGAagtttttttcgatattttattaattccttttgtgatttatttaaactatttTTAGTAGCGGCATcaattttttgattaattttttgaacctgaaaattttataaaatgacCAATGTGTGTAATgatttatacgtatatttaACTATTccttatatactttttttaattgttgacTGTTTTCATCTGAATTAACGTCGTCATCCTCATTATCTTCAGCAGGAGTAAATTTTCCATTATCTTCGATGCCTAAAGCAACTAAAGTTTCCAAGTTAGCCCCCCGAAGTCCAAAGTTGAGCAATTCTCTTGTAGCTTCTAATGTTTCAGGTACTCTAGATACGCATTCATTTAGAACCCATGATCTTTTGCTAACTTTGCTCAAGTGCTCTTGTATAGCATTCACTGAAAACTCAGATTTTCTCCATTGTGTTTGATAGACTAAATCTGGATCTAAATTGTAAGTTTTAGCTAAATTTAATGCTTCTTCATATTCCTGAGgcaaaattttgagttttaattatttaatttgtactgattaaaaaagaaatatcaaatatttattttatacctCTATCTCAATTTTTCTGGAATATAATTCTTCTGGTGTGGTACTTTTAAGGCCAATGAGCCTATACGTTCTGTGGAAGACTCtcgacttttttctttttggttGGAATTTTTCTATATCTGTTATGGAATATAGAGCACTTTGCATCAAGTTTGTGGTGTAATTTAGAAGAGTAGCTGGTTTGGATTCATCATCATCCCTTTCACTGTCTGATGAAAGCTCTAAAATAAATAGTTAAACATACATACAGAGAAACTGACTAACAATAACAAAAGAGTATGCTTCAAAAACACTACCTGAAACAGGACTTTCACCATTAGAATCTCTATTTCTCTTTGTGCTTGTAACAACAACCTCACAATCCAAACACAAAAAGCCTTTTGATTCACCTAATTCTGCTATTTGTGGATGACTATACAGAAATTCTGGACTTGTGcctaacaaattttttaaagtatgAATTGAACAAACAGAAACAGAGCCTGAATATCTTGCAATAATAACAGCCTGTAGAtaagattttaataattaaacaacaGATTTTAATTACTGTCTTGGACAAACTTTGTCAAAATAAATCAGTACTTACATTATCTGACCACCAGCCTACATCCAAAGGTTGATACTCTGAAACGTTGTTCAATGACTTTTTAAATCTCATAGTTTTTATTGGATTGATTGCATTGTAATTTGGCTGCTCGAAAAGTTTCCACTGCTTTTGCAATTTTAATGTTGGTGCACTCCAAATTGAGATTGTACCATCAGTATGAAGACATGATATTAGTTTATCATTTGGAGAAATACtagttttgaatattaaaGATTGGGTCCGATTTTTTATAACTGGAATGAAATTCCATATGGAGAAACtagatttataaatttcaatatcTTGTGAAGAGACTGACAACTTGTAGTAAGGATGATCATTTAGAGTACGCCAACAGGTCAAGCCAATTTCTGAAGCTATGCACTAAAACATTTATAGTAGTTTTATTCGAGAACATCactatacaatttttaaaatcatatatATGCATACGTACAGTTAAAGTTTGGGTAACACTATTACCAGCAACAAAGAATAAGTTGTGCTTTTCACTGTATGAAACGGAATTAACACCATCTCTGTAAAAGTTTCCAAATGAAAACTCATGATTTTCACTGAATTTGTTTGCAGAAATACAATAAGACTTGAGCAAGCCACTATATGTGACTCTAATGAACTCATAGTCCCAAGTTTCACTTTTCACTcttggttttttaaatatcataGAAGCAGTGGCATCACCTGCTTCTAAAATATGTGGATTTTGAGAAACCGATTTAggacttatattaaaaatgttgtttcCAAATGAATTGTAAAATGATACATAGCCATTGCTGGATGATAGAGCTAAAATTGATCCATCTGGACTCCACGCAAGCTTACGCCATTGTGGAAAGGCATCTTTTGGAACTGTAAATACAACACAaatgtttcaataaatttataaatttgtaattcTGCAACAATGGTATTGAAAATTACCAGATGCTTTTCCAACAATCGATGAATATTCATCCTTTGACTTTCTGATCTCAATGATATTTTCTTGAAGAATAGCAAGAATACGTCCCCTATCTCCTATTGCAAACTTCCATGGTAATGTATAACTGACCTGTTGTGAGATACTCTCTGGCAAAGAATATCTGTTATTAAGGTATCGCAgtgcattttttatagttCCTGGAGTTGGCAGAGCTACGGTGTCATTCTTgaatttctaaaaattaaaatttatgcaaTTATTCCGTAAAAGCATAACAGGGTTAGACTTGAAAAATTATCAAGTTTACCGTCAATTCTGGCTCTTGCTTTCTCACAAAATACTCCAAAACTTCATACAGAATTGATTCATTTTCTAGATCATCATTTTTGTCActcattttttaacaattgcCTATACTACATCCTCAAAGTATCAGAAAACATCAGCAGTATGTTATTGTTCTAATGTCaatattttgaggttagaaaactTACAGGTAAAGACATAACATACGTTATACACAGCATGTTCAAAATTACATcatctataaaaaaatactaaaatatgaatttaaaagaaaattatagcatacaaaaaatttgatgTGATGGAACTATATATAGATATGTTGTGGCCAGTTAGTGACGTTTGCAATTGTACACGCAGTTGCCGCGTAATAAGCGCGAACAGTGATGCCAGACTGCAGCCAGATAGGCTCAAAGACTTCTGCTATACGCTCCTCTGATTGGTCGAAAGGCTTATCCTGGGCCGGCTTTTTTGCATCCTCTAAACTCAACCTGTCAATACAAGTTCAGTTTCTCTATTGTGACCGTTGTGTATCcataaaaacatttaataattatgatcattacttttgttaaataactatTTCACGTACAATTGAATGGCTACGTAAATGCACAAATTAACGAAATATTTTACTTAGATTACAGCGtggttagaattatttttgtataaaccATATAATTAAGAAATTCAGGATACTTACTTTCTGCGAttgatgtaaaaaaataaaaagtccACAAGGAATTCAATATGCCGccaaaaagtaaaaaggtcAGTTCATTTACCTGCTAAGCAGAAccatgtttatttattaaacaataCTATACCCCATGGTGTACGTATTACATTTCTTTACTGTTTTGACAATATAAAATTCTTGTTTTATAGAATACTTTGATTATGGTTACCAATGTTGGATCCACTAGTTTACAACTGAATTCGGTTGAAGATGAACCATTCATAGACAAAGCAAAGTTTGCCATGAAAATGTTGGTTGAGAAAAAGGTAAGCTATTTAACTCATTTTTTGTCATtgttatatgtatactatTCTTAAGAAAGTTTCAACTCATCGCTTATTATCTCCCATTTCATTATAGATCTTTCTGCAACCAAAAGATGAAATTGGGATCATAACAATGGGTGATGAAACTGATAATTCACAAGATATGGATTATGTGAAAGAGTACAATGAACACTTATTAATACCTAATTGGGAAATGGTCAAATATATCGATGGTTTGGCATCTACAAAGCATCCTTGTAATTGGATCGAGGCTCTTCATGTTGCTCTGTGTTTCATTAAAAGAGAAGTCgtgtaattaaaataaaattggtATCAATTTCTATCATATAGATTATATGGTTACTACTATTGAaagtttatttaatatttcagaAATCCAGACAGCACAGTTTTCCTAGTTATCTTTAATAACTTTAAGGAAGATGCTGATAGTATTGAGAATTATGATGCTGATAATATTATTGATGACTTAAATAACTATGACAATTTACATCTATTATTTGTGTATGTTTTGgtgataatttttaataatatatattttaagagAAATACTGataatcaatttatttttaccagaGGGGAAAATCCACTCGATGAGGAATCTCAGATAGAAAATGTCACACCAAGTGAGGAATTTGCACTTTCTGTGATCAAACAGGTAATttgagaaatatattttgataatttgtcacagaaattcttaaaataataaaatatatttatttagacTCAAGCTCAGTATGAACagataaataatttcatagaATCCAGAAGATTTTTCATGCCTCCACCTACAAATTCAATGGCTTGGAAATTCAACTTACAATGGGCTGGACTGAACATTGCATGTTCCAACTATGTCAAAGTTGAGTctgaaaatattgttttgattttataactCAAAGATAATcatcaaataaataatgattttatgaattttcaggtaacTGATAGTACTAAGCTGAGTCCATGGAAAATGGCAGCAGTTAAGGAATCTCTTGATCTACTAATCGATAAACCCAAGGATGGAAGCAATGTAAACGAAATAAAAGAAGAGGACAAGCAAGAAGTTTTTAGGGCAAATATTCAAATGGATGTACATCGAAACGAAATCAAACAAGAAAATATCATTAATGGTTACAAATATGGTGGAAAATATATACCATTCTCAGGTAATAATATCTgaaattagaataatttcgTGTTTGGAGTGGCTGTAatctaattaatttttttcgtagaCGATGACGAGGTAGCTATGAAATACAGTGGGAGTATAAAGGGCATGATGGTGTATGGATTTGTTCCACAAGACGAAGTACAGCTTGAATGTTGGACAGGATCTGGATCTCGATTAATTGTTCCAGAAACAGACGtgagtaaaatatttagtaCCACTTCGTTCATAGAACCATTTTTTACTCAATCATGTTTTGATTTACCTTACAGAACGACGCAGTTGCCTTTTACAGCTTGGTACAAGCTATGGTTGAAAAAAGATATGCAGCTATAGTAAGGAAAGTTTATGCCAATAATAATTTGCCAAGAATGGGTGTTCTTTTCCCAAAAGTTGTATACGATGACGTGTGGGTAAGACGCAAATGATAACCgtatcttttaaaattaagaaaaatgtcaTCAATGTCTTCATAAATGAATTCATATTTAGGGTTTTGTACACATCGAATTGCCGTTTGTTACCGATCTACGTATCATTCAGAAGAGGCCGATTCAATCTTTGGATGGCACTgtgaacaaagaaaaattggACGCTTTAGATGATTTCATTGATGCTATGACTATAGTTGATAAGTAAGTAATAACAACGATACGTTACAATgcatttatcaatttttacaactcTTTTTTCTTATAGTGATCCAGAGTATTTGAATCCAGGAATGTTTCCAAATGTAATTAATCAGTACCACTGGAATGCAATAGCCGATCGCGTCTTGAACCCTAAAGGGGCCTTATTACCCTTGAACggttatttgaaaaaatttttggaGCCACCAGAATACTTAAATGATAAAGTCAAAACACATTATGAGAAGTTACGTAAACTTTTTGGAAACATTAACATGCATAAGGAAACTACGAAAGATAAAAAATCAGCTCGCGTTGCACCCAAAATTGCTAATGAACCAGAAAAAACAGGTGCAACCAAGGATATCCTTACAATTGGAAAAGATAATGATGAAGCAGCTTCTGATTCAGAAGAATTAGACATGTCAATGGGAGAGGTAGATATAAAAatcttgtattttttcaaaatccatgaacattttaattgaaatatattgaaaattttcagcttGATGACCTGTGAATTGCCTGGACAAAATAGTAAGAGATAATTTTACTACATCAGGTTTGCAGTTTTCCTAAAGTCTATATTATTAAGTTACTCTTAAGAAATAACAATTTAAACTCGAGATCTTATAAATATTCTTTGTTGATCAAAGATACTGATAGTTCTAACAGATACATGGTTTTGACTTGTAATAAGTAGTGAAAAAAAGCAACACATGTTCTTATGCCTTAGCTGTACATAAAAAGtgttttgtattttaataaatttaatatttttgtacacGACCTTACGTATCTGATTTCAAATAGTAACTTTAtcacaaattttataaatatatatttaatttaatttacaaaTCAATTGAATACAAGTAAAGTGTATATAATACAGGTtcaaattatacatatatttatacatggAAAATAATCTACagagaaaaaatgaataatacgAAAATAGTCGTATgcattatataatattataatttgaacgtttaaaaaaatacagataGATGTCTCGAACTATTATGATATTTGAACTATCTTCTCATCACTAGATCGCATACGATCTAACTATCACAAGGTCTCAATCGTCTTTTCTCGTGCTATCTACCTTCCA
This genomic interval carries:
- the LOC100122896 gene encoding neuroblastoma-amplified sequence — translated: MSDKNDDLENESILYEVLEYFVRKQEPELTKFKNDTVALPTPGTIKNALRYLNNRYSLPESISQQVSYTLPWKFAIGDRGRILAILQENIIEIRKSKDEYSSIVGKASVPKDAFPQWRKLAWSPDGSILALSSSNGYVSFYNSFGNNIFNISPKSVSQNPHILEAGDATASMIFKKPRVKSETWDYEFIRVTYSGLLKSYCISANKFSENHEFSFGNFYRDGVNSVSYSEKHNLFFVAGNSVTQTLTCIASEIGLTCWRTLNDHPYYKLSVSSQDIEIYKSSFSIWNFIPVIKNRTQSLIFKTSISPNDKLISCLHTDGTISIWSAPTLKLQKQWKLFEQPNYNAINPIKTMRFKKSLNNVSEYQPLDVGWWSDNAVIIARYSGSVSVCSIHTLKNLLGTSPEFLYSHPQIAELGESKGFLCLDCEVVVTSTKRNRDSNGESPVSELSSDSERDDDESKPATLLNYTTNLMQSALYSITDIEKFQPKRKKSRVFHRTYRLIGLKSTTPEELYSRKIEIEEYEEALNLAKTYNLDPDLVYQTQWRKSEFSVNAIQEHLSKVSKRSWVLNECVSRVPETLEATRELLNFGLRGANLETLVALGIEDNGKFTPAEDNEDDDVNSDENSQQLKKVQKINQKIDAATKNSLNKSQKELIKYRKKLLDHLDKLQTYEILLESPSKFDKKFYEEFRQLSPLENAVKFAKSGNCQGVEVMFTYYGAKLIPHWLTVISFFPETLSPEKYQKLLPECDIEGRLFLLFQQELRQKDWVERSIFSEIISLESNDDDIEFIYTEKTSLLAYRNKELTQDLLQKWYIDRAYEIERDSRLVDNALALINIGKSHNIDGLEKLLFELETLDDLVYKVGFEDLSLTKVEKLSDLEKIKLLMTKSDEKNFVNIVKSMLLPYSRRRRRYINETLEKDLLYDYLVHLSKDDLALPVKFFESLKVSFDPEILDTIENVSALALDCIYACTDVEMYPKAKAIFDAAVVHSSGREDSSKKYKELEKELKCLQMLNKYEVKIPLNEVRQSKQNSLEAKALLVQMSENLINIYPMPNEKNWSQLLNDMLDLQEQIFSCLDIETCFEISMVARLKSRSKTAIQGCTNLMEMKKTGRSHLKVSYERAIDFILEESNNYFNNSKSLTDPDMELAKECLQLITDNDERVKEEYDLIESLQILHEFHINILPLQVRMTQDRIKLIEDCLNSRNDAYKSKQKLINLSKYLRIERKNNKLREAKVLNLIAKKAFEKKDYNFSSSTVQQMMKNHYQSAWSIALDLAYCDDYNDLPIRWNCIWFAINNGSSDILENAMKRANLLKVQILNSDLKKWMPSEVENSEGEDNTDSDFTDVFSTPLSENKEFVPKIVQTSTELVKSSAQIVKQSTFDLIKSAGNKNFWTSKLNFNFAGTAHKVTENEIIEKKKQGPLQKFPCFYETLHENCGVSDLDTKYSKYSQDDYNAKLKLSQTLLRILLLSETASYGAEVSDVNHLLLECAEHTIIEDCTMGLSYLLNLPDDYLPSITEFFENLPKNELYSQILAYFCAVKLYSKMFPESDKVFSYAPVELIRHMSSITNSSNNEDEVKLKKQINSLIQKKEKIDDRCESSIENKELEEKRFVSKDIEDSEKKKSPLDYVPPSEEIDNWDDNWGNDTSLNATEFEEKSNDNKEEIKTKSMLDYVPANEEMNGWNNDWVNESTENANGFEENSSDKKTATNENLTLDYILSPEETNDWGDWGDTSKDEIGLEKNSNDTGSEIKQKSALEYVPSADDTSGWDNNWEDETLNEHLVELEDRPSNTNNKSETEGLSTLDYVPPAKEKDEWNNWEEEWPDIPESVNDNVERPDSANMNTEEIASSSELSIEQRYEICKENVLNIQTIDDCKKFKDMLLQCPDINNLSFDDDSESNLALSMIIKMANICATSSNSNDTVFHEIKDFLCEELIPRDVFVKFLEDKRDSFSLEQYIYLQLCSKESSLQIKAINCIKDNYKTLNLNSAILEEIFFNNLTSSFSVSHELYYRIIEEVFLNRTLPEIEENVKLLIKNLVEQRNVPHAIALLNQLEAIPSSLSTYENCFKLLLRK
- the Ku80 gene encoding ATP-dependent DNA helicase II — its product is MPPKSKKNTLIMVTNVGSTSLQLNSVEDEPFIDKAKFAMKMLVEKKIFLQPKDEIGIITMGDETDNSQDMDYVKEYNEHLLIPNWEMVKYIDGLASTKHPCNWIEALHVALCFIKREVVNPDSTVFLVIFNNFKEDADSIENYDADNIIDDLNNYDNLHLLFVGENPLDEESQIENVTPSEEFALSVIKQTQAQYEQINNFIESRRFFMPPPTNSMAWKFNLQWAGLNIACSNYVKVTDSTKLSPWKMAAVKESLDLLIDKPKDGSNVNEIKEEDKQEVFRANIQMDVHRNEIKQENIINGYKYGGKYIPFSDDDEVAMKYSGSIKGMMVYGFVPQDEVQLECWTGSGSRLIVPETDNDAVAFYSLVQAMVEKRYAAIVRKVYANNNLPRMGVLFPKVVYDDVWGFVHIELPFVTDLRIIQKRPIQSLDGTVNKEKLDALDDFIDAMTIVDNDPEYLNPGMFPNVINQYHWNAIADRVLNPKGALLPLNGYLKKFLEPPEYLNDKVKTHYEKLRKLFGNINMHKETTKDKKSARVAPKIANEPEKTGATKDILTIGKDNDEAASDSEELDMSMGELDDL